In Gopherus flavomarginatus isolate rGopFla2 chromosome 1, rGopFla2.mat.asm, whole genome shotgun sequence, a single genomic region encodes these proteins:
- the CBY2 gene encoding protein chibby homolog 2 — MNHQMQRVEPDMDYIPPRVKLSDETFVFVDGKWVSETYNQPPFASQQKHYNKKMQNAWTLWEENKALWEENKALRIENKALREENKTLQCLRTQNKAIQVIYDETLQQVLQENKPFPIFRERNIGFQVNQENKALQVVREKNMALQVLREETQAVPVFQKETKATPIEESKDDVPALQEEDSKANPIQEESKAGSALQKKSNSVQDIWEESKAVPVQEENKAAPGIQEENVVLQAVQKLNQTLQALLKENQTLLEEKKAIQVLQEENKVFWEENNKLKLQLTVVKGTVSEIMARMEILQKELNAFSPVQCNEMRKPDRCW, encoded by the coding sequence ATGAATCACCAGATGCAACGGGTAGAACCAGATATGGATTACATTCCCCCACGGGTCAAGCTAAGTGATGAGACATTTGTCTTTGTAGATGGCAAATGGGTGAGTGAGACCTATAATCAGCCACCTTTTGCTTCCCAACAGAAACATTACAACAAGAAGATGCAGAATGCCTGGACTCTCTGGGAGGAGAACAAAGCACTCTGGGAAGAGAACAAGGCCCTCCGGATTGAAAACAAGGCCCTCCGGGAGGAGAACAAAACTCTCCAGTGCCTCCGGACACAGAACAAAGCTATCCAGGTCATTTATGATGAGACCCTCCAGCAGGTTCTCCAGGAGAACAAGCCCTTCCCCATCTTCCGAGAAAGGAACATAGGCTTTCAGGTCAACCAAGAGAACAAGGCCCTTCAGGTTGTTCGGGAAAAGAATATGGCTTTACAGGTACTCCGGGAGGAAACCCAAGCTGTCCCAGTCTTCCAGAAAGAGACCAAAGCCACTCCAATTGAGGAGAGCAAGGATGATGTCCCTGCCTTACAGGAGGAGGACAGCAAAGCCAACCCAATCCAAGAGGAGAGCAAagctggctcagccctccagaaAAAGAGTAATTCTGTCCAGGACATCTGGGAAGAAAGCAAAGCTGTCCCAGTTCAGGAGGAGAATAAGGCTGCCCCAGGCATCCAGGAGGAAAATGTGGTTCTCCAGGCTGTCCAAAAGCTAAACCAAACGCTCCAGGCCCTGCTAAAAGAGAACCAGACTCTTCTGGAAGAGAAAAAGGCAATCCAGGTTCTTCAGGAAGAGAACAAAGTCTTCTGGGAAGAGAACAATAAGTTGAAGCTGCAGCTAACTGTAGTGAAAGGCACAGTGTCAGAGATTATGGCCCGGATGGAAATACTGCAAAAGGAGCTCAATGCCTTTTCTCCTGTGCAGTGTAATGAGATGAGGAAGCCAGACAGGTGCTGGTAA